Proteins encoded within one genomic window of Chelatococcus sp. HY11:
- a CDS encoding carboxyl transferase domain-containing protein, translating to MSEKAGHTAHEAKIADLRARKARVMEMGGAAAVERHRASGRLPVRERLDLLLDPGSWFEFGALALPEMRTERFVPGDGVVTGFGRIDGAMVGVIGIDSTILAGTTAPTSMRKQSRLIEHAQRFGFPIVLLCDADGGRIPDVMGWRFSGLPLDFLTFVKPAPGQAAVPRAAAILGPSYGDSALHASTAHFTVMIASGAVALSGPSVIQSAIGEAISDTELGGPEPAQAAGNVHMVVGDEHQAMQAIAAFLSYLPANAELEAPVAPARPASRPAEDFERLVPLGAKAGYDMRHVLEALVDEGSLLPWGAGWGPSLLTGLARIEGMPVGIVANQPIVNAGALDPAALVKECAFVDLCDTFNLPLVFLNDVPGLMIGSQAERGGILKAYEALVARIAEATVPKVAVVLRKAYGGGHFAMGGRPTRPDFLFAWPCAEMGFMAPETGVRTVYRRRMEQVLEAEGQAAMQNLVDTLTAEWTVESEPWEAAAHLSFDDIIEPAQTRVAVARGIEIAWGPRRPRLSRSRPVR from the coding sequence ATGAGTGAGAAAGCCGGACACACTGCCCATGAGGCGAAAATCGCCGACTTGCGCGCCCGCAAAGCGCGCGTGATGGAGATGGGCGGCGCTGCTGCCGTCGAGCGCCATCGCGCCTCGGGTCGCCTGCCTGTCCGCGAGCGCCTCGACCTGCTTCTCGACCCGGGATCGTGGTTCGAATTCGGAGCGCTCGCGCTGCCCGAGATGCGCACGGAGCGCTTTGTCCCCGGCGACGGCGTCGTGACCGGCTTCGGCCGTATCGACGGCGCTATGGTGGGGGTGATCGGCATCGACTCGACCATTCTTGCCGGCACGACCGCGCCCACGAGCATGCGCAAGCAGAGCCGTTTGATCGAGCATGCCCAGCGCTTCGGCTTTCCCATCGTGCTGCTTTGCGATGCCGACGGAGGCCGCATTCCCGATGTGATGGGTTGGCGCTTCAGCGGCCTCCCGCTCGACTTTCTCACCTTCGTCAAGCCGGCGCCGGGTCAGGCGGCCGTGCCACGGGCAGCCGCGATCCTCGGCCCGTCCTATGGTGACTCGGCGCTCCATGCCTCGACGGCGCATTTCACGGTGATGATCGCCAGCGGCGCTGTCGCTCTGTCCGGCCCTTCCGTCATCCAGTCCGCCATCGGAGAGGCGATCAGCGACACCGAACTCGGCGGGCCGGAACCCGCGCAGGCGGCCGGCAACGTGCATATGGTGGTGGGCGACGAACATCAGGCGATGCAGGCGATCGCGGCCTTCCTCTCATACCTGCCCGCCAATGCCGAGCTCGAGGCGCCCGTGGCACCAGCGCGCCCGGCCAGCCGGCCGGCGGAGGACTTCGAGAGGCTGGTGCCGCTCGGCGCCAAGGCGGGATACGACATGCGCCATGTGCTGGAGGCCCTGGTCGACGAGGGCAGCCTCTTGCCCTGGGGCGCCGGCTGGGGCCCCAGCCTGCTCACCGGGCTCGCGCGCATCGAGGGCATGCCCGTCGGGATCGTCGCCAACCAGCCGATCGTCAACGCCGGGGCGCTCGATCCCGCCGCGCTCGTCAAGGAATGCGCCTTCGTCGATCTCTGCGATACCTTCAACCTGCCCCTTGTCTTCCTCAATGACGTGCCCGGGCTGATGATCGGCTCGCAGGCCGAGCGGGGCGGCATCCTGAAAGCCTACGAGGCGCTGGTGGCCCGCATCGCCGAAGCGACCGTGCCGAAGGTCGCCGTTGTCCTGCGCAAGGCTTACGGCGGGGGGCATTTTGCCATGGGCGGGCGGCCGACGCGGCCCGATTTCCTGTTCGCATGGCCCTGCGCCGAGATGGGGTTCATGGCCCCCGAAACCGGCGTGCGTACCGTTTATCGCCGCCGCATGGAGCAAGTGCTGGAGGCGGAAGGCCAGGCGGCGATGCAGAATCTCGTCGATACGTTGACCGCCGAATGGACGGTCGAATCCGAGCCCTGGGAAGCGGCCGCGCATCTCTCCTTCGACGACATCATCGAGCCGGCGCAGACGCGCGTCGCGGTGGCCCGCGGCATCGAGATCGCCTGGGGGCCGCGCCGACCGAGGCTCAGCCGCTCGCGGCCGGTGCGCTGA
- a CDS encoding biotin carboxylase N-terminal domain-containing protein, which produces MFSSVLISNRGEIAVRLIRACRTLGLSAVAVYSDADAQALHVRLADRAVRIGEGPARNSYLDTAAIVAAALAEGVVAVHPGYGFLSENPAFAQGVIDAGLTFIGPDPAVIATMADKTAARAAAIAAGLPVLPGSDAGLDVDDAQAVVRTIGYPLLVKAAFGGGGRGMRIVAEEAALAAALESAAREAQASFGKPEVFLERYVEWPRHVEVQVFGDRHGHVIHLGDRDCSMQRRHQKVIEEAPAPDLPPDLRHALHAAAVQLARSVGYVGAGTVEFLVDAARENFYFLEMNTRLQVEHGVTELVTGLDLVELQLLVAAGRPLPFTQADVVLRGHAIEARVAAEDPAAGFAPSAGRIGRLDLPAGPWVRTDFGFGPGDAVPPFYDSMLGKVLAWGSGRAEAARRLSGALAETRIEGVASNCTFLRRVVDSDAFAQVDIDVGWIEREAGNLTPAIATGAVDAVVPDGEDGIKAMPFRREVLDTPQGQVVLDIFTGQATRDVRAERERRGTPATISGVQAAKPGPVAPIDATVVNIAVAVGDVVTGSTVLAVVEAMKMEMPVLAGIDGIVTALHVAAGETIKAGALVCAIQQSADT; this is translated from the coding sequence ATGTTTTCATCTGTACTGATCAGCAATCGCGGCGAGATCGCTGTACGCCTCATTCGCGCTTGCCGCACGCTCGGCCTGTCAGCGGTCGCGGTCTACAGTGACGCGGATGCGCAGGCGCTCCATGTGCGCCTGGCGGATCGGGCCGTGCGCATCGGCGAAGGTCCGGCGCGCAACTCCTATCTCGATACGGCGGCGATCGTCGCCGCGGCGCTGGCCGAAGGGGTCGTGGCGGTCCATCCCGGCTATGGCTTCCTCAGCGAGAACCCGGCCTTCGCGCAGGGTGTCATCGATGCCGGGCTGACATTCATCGGCCCGGACCCCGCGGTCATCGCCACCATGGCGGACAAGACGGCGGCGCGGGCGGCGGCGATCGCCGCGGGTCTCCCCGTCCTCCCCGGAAGCGATGCGGGCCTCGATGTCGACGACGCCCAGGCGGTCGTCCGCACCATAGGCTATCCCCTGCTGGTCAAGGCGGCTTTCGGCGGTGGAGGGCGCGGCATGCGCATCGTCGCCGAGGAGGCGGCGCTCGCGGCGGCGCTGGAAAGCGCCGCGCGGGAAGCGCAGGCGAGCTTCGGCAAGCCGGAGGTCTTTCTCGAGCGCTATGTGGAGTGGCCACGCCATGTCGAGGTGCAGGTTTTCGGCGACCGGCACGGCCATGTCATTCATCTCGGCGACCGGGACTGCTCCATGCAGCGACGCCACCAGAAGGTGATCGAGGAGGCGCCGGCGCCCGATCTGCCGCCTGACTTGCGGCACGCGCTGCACGCCGCCGCAGTCCAGCTCGCCCGGAGTGTCGGCTATGTCGGCGCCGGAACCGTTGAATTTCTCGTCGACGCGGCGCGGGAGAATTTCTACTTCCTCGAAATGAATACGCGGCTGCAGGTGGAGCATGGCGTCACAGAGCTGGTCACCGGCCTCGATCTGGTGGAACTTCAGCTGCTGGTTGCGGCGGGGCGCCCCCTCCCATTCACCCAGGCCGACGTCGTGCTGCGTGGTCACGCCATCGAGGCGCGGGTCGCCGCCGAGGACCCGGCGGCGGGTTTCGCGCCCTCGGCGGGTCGGATCGGCCGCCTTGATCTGCCGGCCGGCCCATGGGTGCGGACGGATTTCGGCTTCGGCCCGGGCGATGCCGTGCCTCCCTTCTACGATTCCATGCTTGGCAAGGTCCTCGCCTGGGGGAGCGGACGGGCCGAGGCGGCGCGCCGGCTGAGCGGCGCTCTCGCGGAGACGCGCATCGAGGGCGTCGCCAGCAACTGCACGTTCCTGCGCCGCGTGGTGGATAGCGATGCCTTCGCGCAAGTTGATATCGATGTCGGCTGGATCGAACGCGAGGCAGGCAACCTGACGCCTGCCATCGCGACCGGGGCTGTCGACGCGGTCGTGCCGGACGGGGAGGACGGTATCAAGGCCATGCCGTTTCGGCGCGAGGTGCTCGATACACCGCAGGGGCAGGTCGTGCTCGACATATTTACTGGACAGGCGACGCGAGACGTCCGCGCGGAGCGCGAGCGGCGTGGTACTCCGGCGACGATCTCCGGCGTGCAGGCGGCAAAGCCAGGGCCTGTCGCGCCGATCGATGCGACGGTGGTCAATATTGCCGTCGCGGTCGGCGATGTCGTGACCGGCTCGACGGTTCTCGCTGTCGTCGAGGCCATGAAAATGGAGATGCCGGTCCTCGCCGGGATTGATGGGATCGTGACCGCATTGCACGTTGCGGCTGGCGAGACCATCAAGGCCGGCGCTCTCGTCTGCGCCATCCAGCAATCAGCCGATACATAG
- a CDS encoding SDR family oxidoreductase translates to MTTGPDAGRPGAVSPTRQRPDVAIVTGAARGIGAAIAEALEAGGWRVVRIDISYLDQSPWRRTLDVTRFDDVVAMVAAIEEEVGPVGGIVNNAGITRDGFMHRMDPATQWEPVIAVNLTGPFNLCRAVLPKMRERRFGRIVNMSSMNGLKGQAGQANYAAAKAGLIGMTKALALENASLGITANCIAPGFIDSEMTRAIRPDLREVELAKIPAGRPGTSAEVAGLAAFLMSDAAAFVTGETISINGGQLMG, encoded by the coding sequence ATGACCACAGGACCTGACGCCGGACGTCCCGGCGCCGTGAGCCCCACCCGGCAACGACCGGATGTCGCCATCGTGACGGGCGCCGCGCGTGGCATAGGCGCGGCCATCGCGGAAGCCCTGGAGGCCGGTGGCTGGCGCGTCGTGCGTATTGATATCAGCTACCTGGACCAAAGCCCCTGGCGTCGGACGCTCGATGTCACCCGTTTTGACGACGTCGTCGCCATGGTCGCGGCCATTGAGGAGGAGGTCGGACCCGTCGGCGGCATTGTCAACAACGCCGGCATCACCCGGGACGGCTTCATGCATCGCATGGATCCGGCGACGCAGTGGGAGCCGGTCATCGCCGTCAATCTCACCGGCCCTTTCAACCTATGCCGCGCGGTCCTGCCGAAGATGCGCGAGCGCCGCTTCGGGCGCATCGTCAACATGTCGTCGATGAACGGTCTCAAGGGCCAGGCCGGGCAGGCGAATTACGCAGCCGCCAAGGCCGGGCTGATCGGAATGACCAAAGCGCTGGCGCTCGAGAACGCCAGCCTCGGCATTACCGCCAACTGCATCGCGCCCGGCTTCATCGACTCGGAGATGACCCGCGCGATCAGGCCGGACTTGCGCGAGGTGGAACTGGCGAAAATCCCGGCCGGGCGACCGGGCACATCAGCGGAGGTGGCCGGCCTTGCTGCATTCCTGATGTCGGACGCGGCCGCCTTCGTCACCGGCGAGACAATCTCGATCAACGGCGGGCAGCTGATGGGCTGA
- a CDS encoding TetR/AcrR family transcriptional regulator, whose protein sequence is MTKVFARELSHKLPEPAPVRHRLRGHERRAEILTAATKVFHRKGYEAASLQDIADELGIRKASLFYYFPSKEELLHEVLASIISRGIANLRQIMAVPADPLTVLWRLVAGHILHLCEYLEETAVFLHERKSIPAEKRHTVLADDHTYQNHFVETIREAQAAGLIRPDVDPKLAALSVLGSANWTYTWFRRSGSMKPEVIGEQFATMSVNGLASPKALETWRKPSLSKTSLSKPSVSEAISPSAARR, encoded by the coding sequence ATGACGAAGGTCTTTGCCCGCGAGCTGAGCCACAAGCTGCCAGAGCCGGCACCCGTGCGCCACCGGCTGCGCGGCCACGAACGGCGCGCCGAAATCCTGACGGCGGCAACGAAAGTATTCCATCGCAAGGGTTATGAGGCGGCCTCCCTGCAGGACATCGCCGACGAGCTCGGCATCCGCAAAGCGAGCCTGTTCTACTACTTCCCCTCAAAGGAGGAACTGCTGCACGAGGTGCTGGCTTCGATCATCAGCCGGGGCATCGCCAATCTGCGACAGATCATGGCTGTTCCGGCCGACCCGCTGACCGTGCTGTGGCGGCTCGTTGCCGGCCATATTCTGCATCTCTGCGAATATCTCGAGGAGACGGCGGTGTTTCTGCATGAGCGCAAGTCTATCCCGGCGGAGAAACGCCACACGGTGCTCGCGGACGATCACACCTACCAGAACCATTTCGTCGAGACGATAAGGGAAGCGCAGGCCGCCGGCTTGATCCGGCCAGACGTCGACCCCAAGCTGGCGGCGCTGAGCGTGCTCGGTTCGGCCAACTGGACTTACACATGGTTTCGCCGCAGCGGGAGTATGAAGCCGGAGGTCATCGGAGAGCAGTTCGCCACGATGAGCGTCAACGGCCTCGCGAGCCCGAAGGCGCTCGAGACCTGGCGCAAGCCTTCCCTGTCCAAAACTTCCCTGTCCAAGCCTTCCGTGTCGGAGGCGATCAGCCCATCAGCTGCCCGCCGTTGA
- a CDS encoding enoyl-CoA hydratase/isomerase family protein — MTDRPATAEDDTPLTVAHDGPVAVVTIARPHKLNTMTRRFYANITATLRGLEQDGGVRVVVITGAGERAFSAGGDIGSLDSLGDMVDRRAYQREAMAAFLAVERCPLPIIAAVNGLALGGGCELTLACDIVIAAEHAEFGMPEAALGLVPGYGVIRAADKIGRAMTKLLIATRRRIDSATALRIGLVEEVVPSAALLSHALAMAREIAESSPLALEIAKRIIDRNLTQADLDYSTEALAVLQASPDVREGTAAFLGKRKPLFADRRG, encoded by the coding sequence ATGACCGATCGTCCCGCGACCGCCGAAGACGACACCCCGCTCACGGTCGCGCATGACGGCCCTGTAGCCGTGGTCACCATCGCAAGGCCGCACAAGCTCAACACCATGACGCGGCGCTTCTATGCCAACATCACCGCGACCCTGCGAGGCCTGGAGCAGGACGGTGGCGTGCGCGTGGTGGTGATCACCGGCGCGGGCGAGCGGGCGTTCTCCGCCGGTGGCGACATCGGCTCGCTCGACAGCCTCGGCGACATGGTGGATCGCCGCGCCTACCAGCGGGAGGCCATGGCCGCTTTCCTGGCGGTGGAGCGGTGTCCGCTGCCGATCATCGCCGCGGTCAATGGCCTCGCACTCGGTGGCGGCTGCGAACTCACGCTCGCCTGCGACATCGTCATCGCCGCCGAGCACGCCGAGTTCGGCATGCCGGAGGCAGCGCTGGGCCTCGTTCCGGGCTACGGGGTCATCCGTGCCGCTGACAAAATCGGACGCGCGATGACCAAGCTGCTCATCGCAACACGCCGTCGCATCGATTCCGCGACGGCGTTGCGTATCGGGCTCGTCGAAGAGGTGGTGCCATCCGCCGCGCTCCTGAGCCACGCCCTTGCCATGGCGCGGGAGATTGCGGAGAGTTCGCCGCTCGCTCTTGAAATTGCCAAGCGCATCATTGATCGGAACCTCACGCAGGCCGATCTCGATTATTCTACGGAGGCACTCGCCGTGTTACAGGCAAGCCCCGACGTTCGTGAGGGAACCGCCGCGTTCCTCGGTAAACGGAAGCCCCTCTTTGCTGATCGGCGTGGCTGA
- a CDS encoding FAD-dependent oxidoreductase yields the protein MTHGKRETIESPSRFPRLASPIRLAGLTIPNRIVMAAMSSVLADEEGGVTDDTVAYYRARAAGGTGLIVVEFTSVNRRYGRAEMKQLVLDEDSAIGGHRRITAAIRAAGSRAALQLHTPGQHADRHTLDGLPFAPSEEISRRDGVTPTTRMLEPTQIEELIGDFGRAAERAMAAGYEAIEIHGAHGYLPMAFLSPLRNRRDDAWGGDFERRLRFPLAVIKAVKAVLGPDRPLIYRLSSSDFLPGGLSLDDMVTIVPRLVAAGLDAIHVSSGAIEGTLDRTIDPMSADEAWRFAHARAIRAVAGVPVIGVGPVRWPDVAERGLADGDIDMVALGRPLLADPDWSRKALAGDVDAIRPCTNCNWCFDRVLKHINISCAENPRAGQENHVPVVDGGAGRLALVVGAGPGGMAAALELSEAGFKTRLYEARDEVGGGLIASASPPHKEKLFWYLDYFKRRLAASGVEIRLGQPADTGALTSERPALVIISTGARAQAMPFATGDATRVIRAYDILSGDCEAPLPDALPTVVYGGGETGCETAEYLAARGHHVILVTRSGGQQLARSAEVMYRKHLRARLQGNPRITVVDNTTITDVDGRLVTTLANGQEGRIEAGWVVVAQGRQPGSPLGAGLAAAGIPHAMVGDVETIGRIGDAVHAARAAVSSLAHQVTRQVAR from the coding sequence ATGACGCATGGCAAGCGCGAGACGATCGAAAGCCCGTCGCGCTTTCCCCGGCTCGCAAGCCCGATCCGGCTCGCGGGGCTCACGATCCCGAACCGCATCGTCATGGCGGCGATGTCCAGCGTGCTGGCCGACGAAGAGGGCGGCGTCACCGACGATACGGTTGCCTATTACCGGGCGCGTGCCGCCGGCGGCACGGGGCTCATCGTGGTCGAGTTCACGAGCGTCAATCGCCGCTACGGCAGGGCCGAGATGAAGCAACTCGTGCTTGATGAGGACAGCGCCATCGGCGGGCATCGGAGGATCACGGCAGCCATCCGTGCTGCGGGCTCCCGGGCCGCGCTGCAGCTGCACACACCGGGCCAGCATGCGGATCGCCATACACTGGACGGTCTGCCGTTCGCGCCGAGCGAGGAAATCTCCCGTCGCGATGGCGTCACCCCGACGACGCGCATGCTGGAGCCCACGCAAATCGAGGAACTGATCGGCGACTTCGGCCGGGCGGCCGAACGCGCCATGGCCGCAGGTTACGAGGCGATCGAGATCCACGGCGCGCATGGCTATTTGCCGATGGCCTTCCTGTCCCCGCTCAGGAACAGGCGCGATGACGCATGGGGCGGCGACTTCGAACGGCGCCTGCGCTTCCCCCTGGCGGTGATAAAGGCGGTCAAAGCTGTGCTCGGCCCGGATCGTCCGCTCATCTACAGATTGTCGTCCTCGGATTTCCTGCCGGGCGGCCTCTCCCTCGATGACATGGTCACCATCGTCCCGCGCCTCGTCGCCGCCGGCCTCGACGCCATTCATGTGTCGAGCGGCGCGATCGAGGGCACCCTCGACCGCACCATCGATCCCATGTCGGCGGATGAGGCGTGGCGCTTCGCGCATGCCCGCGCGATCCGTGCGGTGGCCGGCGTGCCGGTCATCGGCGTCGGCCCGGTGCGCTGGCCGGATGTTGCGGAGCGCGGCCTGGCGGACGGCGACATCGACATGGTGGCGCTGGGGCGGCCCCTGCTCGCCGACCCGGACTGGTCGCGCAAGGCGCTGGCCGGCGATGTCGATGCGATCCGCCCCTGCACCAACTGCAACTGGTGCTTCGACCGGGTGCTCAAGCACATCAACATCAGCTGCGCCGAGAACCCACGCGCCGGCCAGGAAAACCATGTTCCCGTCGTGGATGGCGGCGCGGGCCGGCTGGCGCTGGTGGTCGGCGCGGGCCCCGGCGGGATGGCGGCGGCGCTGGAACTGTCCGAGGCCGGGTTCAAGACCCGCCTCTACGAGGCGAGGGATGAAGTCGGGGGCGGGCTGATCGCCTCGGCGTCGCCTCCCCACAAGGAAAAGCTCTTTTGGTATCTCGACTATTTCAAGAGGCGCCTTGCGGCGAGCGGCGTCGAGATCCGCCTCGGCCAGCCAGCCGATACAGGCGCGCTGACCTCCGAAAGGCCCGCGCTGGTGATCATCTCGACCGGCGCCCGGGCGCAGGCAATGCCCTTCGCGACGGGTGACGCCACCCGCGTGATCCGCGCCTATGACATTCTGTCCGGCGACTGTGAGGCTCCTTTACCCGACGCGTTGCCCACCGTGGTCTATGGTGGCGGCGAGACAGGTTGCGAGACTGCGGAATATCTGGCGGCTCGTGGACATCACGTCATTCTCGTGACCCGCTCGGGCGGGCAGCAGCTCGCCCGTTCCGCCGAGGTCATGTATCGCAAGCATCTCCGGGCGCGCCTGCAAGGCAACCCCCGGATCACCGTGGTCGACAACACCACCATCACCGACGTCGACGGGCGGCTCGTCACGACGCTGGCAAATGGTCAGGAAGGCCGGATCGAAGCGGGCTGGGTGGTGGTCGCGCAGGGGCGGCAACCGGGTTCCCCGCTTGGCGCCGGGCTCGCGGCCGCCGGCATTCCACATGCCATGGTCGGTGACGTCGAGACGATCGGACGGATCGGCGACGCGGTCCATGCGGCGCGCGCCGCCGTGTCTTCGCTCGCGCATCAGGTCACGCGCCAGGTCGCCCGATGA
- a CDS encoding ABC transporter permease produces MLDQVLFALANGLAAGMAVFLVAAGVTLIFGLLRILNFAQGSFFMLGAYVAFSIMGPSASSIWVFLLAALVSGVVVAALGLVTDIVVFRRLRDYDEAYTLIATFALMMLLDGLVKMIWGLNYHSISPPPSLAGVLMVGPVIVPIFSLFIIGLGIVVFIILEFAIHRLWIGKIVQALAHDQWMSGFVGINVPVMLTLTVVAAFFLAGAAGGLLLPNQSLSPTLSHAFLLQAFIAVIIGGLGNIRGAFLAALVLGLVESLNAVVLPDQPGVAMYVVMVAFMLWRPAGLLSAGSGDHASPHHATGSAPVDWARYRTVLTWIGVLGAAGIAAMPLWANPGMVFLAGMALIAALFALSWNLLFGTTGLATFGHAAFFAIGCYASGLMLKATGGQWFLAVLVVAALIGGCVAAIVGAVAVRRTTGIALAILTLALSEIMRLLISSSAALGRDDGVSGIPHPNLDLGFITVGLQSTQNYFWFLFVVCGAMALGLWWLSAGPLGRMLRAVKQDPERTMFLGINVGRYRLTAFAISGAVATLAGALQAPWVQIVTPEAGNYLVSMQPMLSSLLGGAAFFWGPVVGTVLFFILAEATRALAGLSEIVTGGVLLLLVMLAPDGVLGIIGRFRSRKQEATSEPKIGFVAKEVRP; encoded by the coding sequence ATGCTGGATCAAGTGTTGTTTGCCTTGGCCAACGGCCTCGCGGCGGGCATGGCGGTGTTTCTGGTGGCCGCCGGCGTCACCTTGATCTTCGGCCTGCTGCGCATCCTAAATTTCGCCCAGGGAAGCTTTTTCATGCTGGGCGCCTATGTGGCTTTCAGCATCATGGGGCCGTCCGCGAGTTCCATCTGGGTGTTTCTGCTGGCCGCCCTGGTGTCGGGAGTGGTCGTCGCCGCGCTCGGCTTGGTTACGGATATCGTCGTGTTCCGGCGCCTGCGCGATTACGATGAGGCCTACACCCTGATCGCGACCTTCGCGCTGATGATGCTGCTTGACGGTCTGGTCAAGATGATCTGGGGTCTCAACTACCATTCCATCAGCCCGCCCCCGTCGCTCGCCGGCGTTCTGATGGTCGGGCCGGTGATCGTGCCGATCTTTTCGCTGTTCATTATCGGCCTCGGCATCGTCGTCTTCATCATCCTGGAATTCGCCATCCACCGCCTGTGGATCGGCAAGATTGTGCAGGCGCTGGCGCATGACCAGTGGATGTCCGGCTTTGTCGGCATCAACGTTCCCGTCATGTTGACGCTGACCGTGGTTGCCGCCTTCTTTCTTGCCGGCGCCGCGGGTGGGCTGCTGCTGCCCAACCAGAGCCTGTCGCCGACGCTGTCGCACGCCTTTCTACTGCAGGCCTTCATCGCCGTTATCATCGGCGGGCTCGGCAATATTCGTGGCGCCTTCCTGGCGGCTCTCGTGCTCGGTCTGGTCGAGAGCCTCAACGCCGTCGTCCTCCCCGATCAGCCGGGGGTCGCCATGTATGTGGTGATGGTCGCTTTCATGTTATGGCGGCCCGCCGGCCTGCTCTCGGCCGGCAGCGGGGACCATGCCTCGCCGCATCACGCGACCGGCAGTGCGCCCGTCGACTGGGCGCGTTACAGGACAGTGTTGACGTGGATCGGCGTCCTGGGCGCGGCGGGTATCGCGGCCATGCCGTTGTGGGCCAATCCCGGCATGGTTTTCCTCGCCGGCATGGCACTGATCGCCGCGCTGTTCGCCCTGTCCTGGAACCTTTTGTTCGGCACCACGGGCCTCGCCACCTTCGGTCACGCGGCTTTTTTCGCGATCGGCTGCTATGCCTCCGGCCTCATGCTCAAGGCGACGGGGGGCCAGTGGTTTCTCGCGGTATTGGTCGTCGCCGCGCTGATCGGCGGCTGTGTCGCGGCGATCGTCGGCGCTGTCGCCGTCCGCAGGACGACAGGTATAGCACTTGCGATCCTGACGCTTGCGCTGAGCGAGATCATGCGCCTGCTCATCAGTTCGTCGGCTGCGCTGGGGCGGGACGACGGTGTCTCGGGTATCCCGCACCCCAATCTCGACCTTGGTTTCATCACGGTCGGCCTGCAGAGCACGCAGAATTACTTCTGGTTCCTGTTCGTCGTCTGCGGCGCCATGGCGCTCGGGCTGTGGTGGCTCAGCGCCGGCCCGCTGGGACGTATGCTGCGGGCGGTCAAGCAGGACCCGGAGCGCACGATGTTTCTCGGCATCAATGTCGGCCGTTACAGGCTGACCGCTTTCGCCATCTCGGGGGCTGTGGCGACGCTTGCCGGCGCTCTGCAGGCCCCCTGGGTGCAGATCGTCACGCCCGAGGCGGGCAATTACCTGGTCTCGATGCAGCCGATGCTGAGTTCGCTTCTTGGCGGAGCAGCCTTCTTCTGGGGCCCGGTCGTCGGCACCGTGCTGTTCTTCATCCTGGCCGAGGCGACGCGCGCGCTCGCCGGCCTGTCCGAGATCGTCACCGGTGGCGTGCTGCTTCTCCTGGTGATGCTTGCCCCTGACGGTGTGCTCGGAATCATCGGACGCTTCCGGTCGCGGAAGCAGGAGGCGACGTCAGAGCCGAAGATCGGTTTCGTGGCAAAGGAGGTCCGTCCGTGA
- a CDS encoding ABC transporter ATP-binding protein yields MTPVLKVENLHKNYGAIPVLKDVNLTVAARETLAIIGPNGAGKTTLFRTLTGEVLPEKGRIEAFGEDITRMPAARRVAIGFGRTFQVARVYPDTTLLGNLVLAVEARKRNARESLGGLLRYKPSDDTLGSAEQWLAAVGLAARRDMEARFLSHGDKKRLELALTLALGPKVLMMDEPTAGMSPSDRVEMVALVKQIRDSFGVTVLLTEHDMDVVFGLSDRIMVLNYGQVIAIGTGEEIRANQAVRDVYLGHEVQHA; encoded by the coding sequence GTGACCCCCGTGTTGAAAGTCGAAAACCTTCATAAGAACTACGGCGCCATACCGGTCCTGAAGGACGTGAACCTGACCGTCGCCGCTCGCGAAACATTGGCGATCATCGGTCCGAACGGTGCCGGCAAGACAACGCTGTTCCGAACGCTGACCGGTGAGGTGCTGCCCGAGAAGGGCCGCATCGAGGCCTTCGGCGAGGACATCACGCGCATGCCGGCAGCGCGTCGCGTTGCCATCGGCTTCGGCCGCACATTCCAGGTCGCGCGCGTCTATCCCGACACCACATTGCTCGGCAATCTCGTGCTGGCCGTGGAAGCGCGAAAGCGCAACGCCCGTGAAAGCCTCGGCGGGCTGCTCCGCTACAAGCCCTCGGACGACACCCTCGGCAGCGCGGAACAATGGCTGGCGGCGGTCGGCCTCGCGGCGCGGCGGGACATGGAGGCGCGCTTCCTGTCCCACGGCGACAAGAAGCGGCTGGAGCTGGCCTTGACCCTGGCGCTCGGCCCGAAGGTGCTGATGATGGATGAGCCGACCGCCGGCATGTCTCCCTCCGACCGGGTGGAGATGGTGGCACTGGTCAAACAGATCCGCGACAGCTTCGGCGTGACGGTGCTGCTGACGGAGCACGACATGGATGTGGTGTTCGGGCTGTCCGACCGGATCATGGTGCTGAACTACGGCCAGGTGATCGCCATCGGCACCGGCGAGGAAATCCGCGCCAACCAGGCGGTGCGTGACGTGTACCTAGGGCACGAGGTGCAGCATGCTTGA